The Planococcus liqunii genome includes a region encoding these proteins:
- the queF gene encoding preQ(1) synthase: MAGRNEDTLDHLSLLGNQNTKYQFEYDPDILEAIDNLHTRDYFVKFNCPEFTSLCPQTGQPDFATIYLSFIPDKKLVESKSLKLYLFSFRNHGDFHEDVVNIIMNDLIKLLEPRYIEVWGKFTPRGGLSIDPYTNYGKPGTKYEEMASYRMMNHDMYPETITNR, translated from the coding sequence ATGGCAGGAAGAAACGAAGATACACTGGACCACTTGTCGCTTCTCGGCAATCAAAACACGAAATACCAATTTGAGTACGATCCGGACATTCTGGAAGCGATCGATAATTTGCATACACGCGATTATTTCGTAAAATTCAATTGCCCGGAATTCACTTCCCTGTGCCCGCAAACCGGACAGCCGGATTTCGCCACGATTTACTTGAGCTTTATTCCGGACAAAAAATTGGTGGAAAGCAAATCGTTGAAATTGTACTTGTTCAGCTTCCGCAACCACGGCGATTTCCACGAAGACGTCGTCAATATCATCATGAACGATTTGATTAAATTGCTTGAACCCCGCTATATCGAAGTCTGGGGCAAGTTTACACCGCGCGGCGGCTTGTCGATCGATCCTTATACAAACTACGGAAAACCAGGTACAAAATACGAAGAAATGGCATCTTACCGGATGATGAACCACGATATGTATCCGGAAACGATCACCAACCGGTAA
- a CDS encoding ASCH domain-containing protein yields the protein MAELLNNELPPKTCSIEKLVTNKKDVAKVLAGNKTATRRNGRYADIGEVMVLEGSEFVVERVYAQTLGELTDEHARQEGYGSVEEYKQSILKFHPGMPWLPQMSVWVHEFAPVVN from the coding sequence ATGGCTGAATTACTTAACAACGAATTGCCACCCAAAACATGCAGCATCGAGAAATTGGTGACGAATAAAAAAGATGTGGCAAAAGTGCTGGCCGGCAACAAAACGGCTACTCGGCGGAATGGCCGCTATGCGGATATCGGCGAAGTGATGGTGCTGGAAGGAAGCGAATTTGTGGTAGAACGCGTCTATGCACAAACGCTGGGTGAATTGACGGACGAACATGCACGCCAGGAAGGATACGGCAGTGTGGAGGAATACAAACAATCCATCCTTAAATTTCATCCAGGCATGCCTTGGCTTCCACAAATGTCCGTATGGGTCCATGAGTTTGCACCGGTTGTGAACTAA
- a CDS encoding PaaI family thioesterase yields MFIRQPFDEFLDMSYERISENSVKVTLPIQPLFVNSVGVIHGGVIATLADVALCNTVAPDVDGKQKVVTVDLNVTFLKGAKSEFLTARAFAVKEGRNITHADCIIHDDQDHVVAKARAILFNQ; encoded by the coding sequence ATGTTCATCCGACAGCCTTTTGATGAATTTTTAGATATGTCATACGAACGGATAAGTGAAAACAGTGTAAAAGTAACATTGCCTATCCAACCTCTATTCGTTAACAGTGTAGGGGTGATTCACGGCGGCGTTATTGCTACACTCGCTGATGTCGCACTCTGCAATACGGTAGCACCTGATGTAGACGGCAAGCAAAAAGTGGTGACCGTCGATTTAAATGTCACTTTCCTTAAAGGAGCAAAATCCGAGTTTTTAACTGCCCGTGCTTTTGCTGTAAAAGAGGGGCGCAACATTACGCATGCAGACTGCATCATCCACGATGACCAGGACCATGTAGTAGCCAAAGCCAGGGCCATTCTGTTTAACCAATAA
- a CDS encoding DUF3238 domain-containing protein, producing MVAKHLEIDLLQQTDTVIYFEWSDTGDTCVVKRDADTIYTGNENSLKDENLQIGELYTYTIERLGNDGEVKERIKMQTSTEDHSEDTVNYLQQIAITTIVSESKIILAWGAIDGIDEYEIYRDGEPMETTQKTQFTDFDVEMDREYSYWIRAERPLERSETGFSEEKSVAARIFGLLNIKSSQQEAAMEKFWIAKKIAPLEQLLADAPQVNVSEFKRTWDLRYTTFLPDEYLANPNLLSPNRYFAGDNRTFTPESSHYRTQVNFSLQLGNEETTLEFQKDVGPSIAYDWRKKFRKADVASSEGIQLEKAKEDDRNVMVNLTHSVGNPLTTSPNIDYDVSATFYRDGHYDITGLHDQAPNHEVYLKNDKMDDWFQIHEAESKGLAWMSRSTASQYWRISNFE from the coding sequence ATGGTTGCGAAGCACCTGGAAATTGACTTACTGCAGCAGACAGATACGGTAATTTACTTTGAATGGTCGGATACGGGAGATACATGTGTCGTCAAAAGAGATGCAGATACCATCTATACCGGCAACGAAAACAGTTTAAAGGATGAAAATCTGCAAATTGGCGAATTGTATACGTATACGATTGAACGCCTTGGCAACGACGGCGAAGTGAAAGAGCGGATCAAAATGCAAACCAGCACGGAAGACCACTCAGAAGACACCGTCAATTATTTGCAGCAAATTGCCATTACAACGATCGTCTCGGAATCGAAGATCATTTTGGCATGGGGAGCCATCGACGGAATTGATGAATATGAAATTTACCGTGACGGTGAACCGATGGAAACTACCCAAAAAACCCAATTTACTGATTTTGATGTTGAAATGGACCGGGAATACTCTTATTGGATCCGTGCGGAACGTCCATTGGAACGATCCGAAACCGGCTTCAGTGAAGAAAAATCTGTTGCTGCCCGTATTTTCGGCTTGCTCAACATTAAGTCGTCTCAGCAAGAGGCTGCGATGGAAAAGTTTTGGATTGCCAAAAAAATAGCGCCATTGGAGCAGCTGCTCGCCGATGCTCCTCAAGTCAATGTATCGGAATTCAAACGTACTTGGGATTTGCGCTATACCACTTTCCTTCCCGACGAATATTTAGCCAATCCGAATCTGCTGTCGCCCAACCGCTATTTTGCCGGAGACAATCGGACATTCACTCCTGAATCTTCTCATTATCGCACGCAAGTAAACTTTTCACTGCAATTGGGAAATGAAGAGACCACTTTGGAATTCCAAAAAGACGTCGGCCCTAGCATTGCGTATGATTGGCGGAAAAAATTCCGGAAAGCGGATGTCGCTTCTTCTGAAGGCATTCAATTGGAAAAAGCAAAAGAAGACGACCGTAACGTGATGGTTAACTTGACTCATAGCGTTGGCAATCCATTAACGACTTCACCGAATATCGACTATGACGTATCTGCCACATTTTATCGGGACGGACATTATGACATCACCGGCCTTCACGATCAGGCACCCAACCATGAAGTCTACTTGAAAAATGATAAAATGGATGACTGGTTCCAAATCCATGAAGCGGAAAGCAAAGGCCTCGCCTGGATGTCACGAAGCACCGCGAGCCAATACTGGCGAATCTCAAATTTTGAGTAG
- a CDS encoding thiol-disulfide oxidoreductase DCC family protein, producing MDHAVVLFDGDCNFCDSSVQFIINHDPAGYYQFASLQSDIGRELRKKHEVPEDVDSLVLIQDGKAYVKSEGALMISRHLTGLWKLAFYLKSFPRPLRDGAYDVVAKNRYKVFGKLNSCMLPPPHIRKRFLDKQ from the coding sequence ATGGATCATGCGGTAGTATTATTTGATGGGGATTGTAATTTCTGCGATTCCAGTGTGCAGTTCATCATAAACCACGACCCCGCCGGCTATTACCAGTTTGCTTCTTTGCAAAGTGACATTGGCCGTGAATTGAGAAAGAAACATGAAGTACCGGAAGACGTGGACAGCCTGGTCTTGATACAGGACGGCAAAGCGTACGTTAAATCAGAAGGTGCATTGATGATTTCCCGCCACCTGACAGGTTTGTGGAAATTGGCTTTTTACTTAAAATCTTTCCCGCGCCCGCTGCGCGATGGGGCCTACGATGTTGTAGCAAAAAACCGCTATAAGGTATTTGGCAAACTCAATAGTTGTATGTTGCCGCCGCCTCATATTCGGAAACGTTTTCTAGATAAACAATAA
- a CDS encoding cell wall hydrolase yields MKSLKTLAFGLFVVLFLSFSQTEAEAHSPDLHSGSTGQAVTELQTKLKKLGYFHVAPTGYYGSITETAVSQFQRDFGVPATGYTGTLTRNKLEQVDMMAHVVHGEARGEVHKGKVAVAAVILNRINSGHFPNSTYDVIFQRNAFTAVNDGQYWLTPDASAYQAVRDAYQGWDPSAGATYYYNPAGVTNNWIFSRTVITKIGKHYFAK; encoded by the coding sequence ATGAAAAGTCTTAAAACTTTAGCATTCGGTTTGTTTGTAGTTCTGTTCCTGAGTTTTTCCCAGACAGAAGCAGAAGCGCATTCTCCAGATCTTCACTCGGGCTCTACGGGTCAGGCAGTAACTGAACTGCAGACAAAACTGAAAAAACTCGGTTACTTCCATGTTGCCCCAACAGGTTATTATGGTTCGATTACAGAAACGGCAGTAAGCCAGTTCCAGCGTGATTTCGGCGTCCCAGCAACAGGTTACACGGGAACTTTGACTCGAAATAAATTGGAGCAAGTAGATATGATGGCACACGTAGTGCATGGAGAAGCAAGAGGCGAGGTTCATAAAGGAAAAGTGGCTGTAGCAGCCGTGATTCTGAATCGCATCAATTCCGGCCACTTCCCTAACAGTACATACGATGTCATTTTCCAGCGCAATGCATTCACCGCAGTTAATGACGGACAGTACTGGTTAACGCCGGACGCTTCCGCTTACCAGGCAGTGCGTGACGCTTATCAGGGATGGGATCCAAGTGCCGGCGCCACGTATTATTACAATCCAGCAGGCGTAACGAATAACTGGATTTTCTCACGGACCGTCATTACAAAAATCGGCAAGCATTATTTCGCGAAGTAA
- a CDS encoding TraR/DksA C4-type zinc finger protein produces MTDEQLKQLKNQLTEQKNSLEDRVEHTEEFDTTELSTYDNHPADNATDLFDQERGMALNRFKEDELEDTNAALEAIENGTYGKCTVCGTEIPFERLEALPTALTCIDHAQQDTDMTSRPPEEDVLQSSTSQPVEKEDSRLRDYTDTFQDVEDFGSSDGPQDQPGEDKDMKDFYEEKE; encoded by the coding sequence ATGACTGATGAACAATTAAAGCAATTAAAAAACCAATTAACGGAACAAAAAAATTCACTTGAAGACCGTGTGGAACATACCGAAGAATTTGATACGACGGAATTGTCCACTTATGACAACCATCCAGCCGATAATGCCACTGACTTGTTTGACCAGGAACGCGGCATGGCGTTGAACCGTTTTAAAGAAGACGAGCTCGAGGACACGAATGCCGCGCTGGAAGCGATAGAAAACGGCACGTATGGCAAATGTACAGTATGCGGAACGGAAATCCCATTCGAACGCTTAGAAGCGCTCCCTACAGCTTTGACATGCATTGACCACGCTCAACAGGACACCGACATGACGTCGCGTCCGCCAGAGGAAGATGTGCTGCAAAGTTCTACCAGCCAGCCAGTGGAAAAAGAAGACAGCCGGCTTCGCGATTATACGGACACTTTCCAGGATGTTGAAGACTTTGGTTCGTCCGATGGCCCGCAAGATCAGCCTGGAGAAGATAAAGACATGAAAGATTTCTACGAAGAAAAAGAATGA
- a CDS encoding cytochrome P450 produces MAETRPIPRDKGVDNTLALMTEGYLFIPNRTRQLKTDVFQTRLLGQTAVCIAGEEAARVFYDESKFRRRGAVPKRVQKTLMGEKAIQTMDDASHKHRKQLFMSLMTPERLRLLNIYVTEEWRSAVERWSTMEEVLFFKEVEELMMRVACRWAGVPLRENEVEMRSRDMGALIDSFGAAGPRHWKGRTARKQSEDWVEKIVKAVRKGKLQAPNGTALQAMAWYKQPNEKKMTTHMAAIEVINILRPIVAIGRYITFGAIALHEHPETREKLAANRGDYSQWFVQEVRRYYPFGPFTGARVRENFVWQGYHFRKGTLVLLDIYGTNHHPELWVQPEEFRPERFRDWKESPFSFIPQGGGEYDLGHRCAGEWVTIEAMKTSLEFLVRKMEYDVPDQDVSYSMARMPTLPKSRFVIRNVRPVRY; encoded by the coding sequence ATGGCAGAGACTCGACCAATCCCCCGTGATAAGGGCGTAGACAATACATTGGCTTTGATGACAGAAGGGTATCTATTCATACCGAACCGTACAAGGCAACTGAAGACAGATGTTTTTCAAACGCGTTTGCTTGGCCAAACGGCAGTATGCATAGCGGGCGAAGAAGCGGCGCGTGTGTTTTATGATGAAAGTAAATTTCGGCGAAGAGGAGCCGTGCCAAAGAGAGTACAGAAAACCTTAATGGGCGAAAAAGCGATCCAAACAATGGATGATGCATCTCATAAGCATCGAAAACAGCTTTTTATGTCGCTTATGACTCCCGAACGTTTGCGTCTCTTAAACATTTACGTTACAGAAGAATGGCGTTCTGCTGTCGAGCGATGGAGCACAATGGAAGAAGTTTTATTTTTTAAAGAAGTAGAAGAATTAATGATGCGGGTAGCCTGCCGTTGGGCAGGAGTTCCTCTTCGGGAAAACGAAGTAGAAATGCGTTCCCGCGATATGGGGGCGCTGATTGATTCGTTTGGGGCTGCTGGTCCAAGGCATTGGAAAGGCAGAACCGCACGCAAACAGTCGGAAGATTGGGTCGAGAAAATAGTAAAAGCGGTGCGTAAAGGAAAACTGCAAGCACCAAATGGAACGGCGCTTCAAGCCATGGCCTGGTATAAGCAGCCGAATGAAAAGAAAATGACGACTCATATGGCGGCCATTGAAGTGATTAATATTTTACGGCCGATTGTAGCGATTGGCCGCTACATTACTTTTGGTGCAATCGCTCTTCATGAACATCCCGAAACACGTGAGAAATTGGCTGCCAACCGGGGAGACTATAGCCAGTGGTTTGTCCAGGAAGTGCGCCGATATTATCCATTCGGGCCATTTACAGGGGCGAGAGTCCGTGAAAACTTTGTTTGGCAAGGGTATCACTTTAGAAAAGGGACGCTTGTGCTATTAGATATCTACGGCACGAACCATCATCCGGAATTGTGGGTCCAGCCGGAAGAATTCCGTCCGGAACGGTTCCGTGACTGGAAGGAAAGCCCCTTCAGTTTTATTCCGCAAGGTGGCGGGGAATACGATTTGGGCCATCGATGCGCAGGAGAATGGGTAACGATTGAAGCGATGAAGACCAGCCTGGAGTTCTTGGTCAGAAAAATGGAATACGATGTTCCAGATCAAGATGTCAGTTACAGCATGGCCCGAATGCCTACACTTCCGAAAAGCCGTTTTGTTATTCGAAATGTGCGGCCAGTCAGGTATTAA
- a CDS encoding phosphotransferase family protein has protein sequence MAIKQTGWPSNAVDWVNKKIGEQKELLRIEPLAGGTSSHLYEMDYSDGGGTESCVLRLFTKAEWLAMEPDLAGHEAASLLEAAKTGLAVPGLLAFDASGEQCGVPAVLMTKIEGSVVLQPDNEQEWLEGLAAVLVKIHSHEAASFQWEYFSYNQALSLERPDWSDYPEEWLRAFSIAREVRPSVESCFLHRDFHPANILWKGQEVSGVVDWVNACRGPAGVDVGHCRLNLAQLCGIETADRFLEAYMRYADGFIYRAYWDILALTDILDGPPVVYPGWETFGITGLTDGLIRQRLDAYLLSLLARFEQESG, from the coding sequence ATGGCGATAAAACAAACGGGATGGCCGTCCAACGCCGTAGATTGGGTGAATAAAAAAATCGGCGAACAAAAAGAACTTCTCCGTATCGAACCGCTTGCGGGAGGCACTTCTTCCCATCTGTATGAAATGGACTATTCAGATGGCGGCGGTACAGAATCCTGCGTCCTCAGGCTTTTTACAAAAGCAGAATGGCTGGCGATGGAACCAGATTTGGCGGGCCATGAGGCGGCAAGTTTACTGGAAGCCGCCAAAACAGGTCTTGCCGTACCAGGACTATTGGCGTTTGATGCCAGTGGCGAACAGTGCGGCGTACCGGCCGTTTTGATGACGAAAATTGAAGGAAGCGTCGTACTGCAGCCGGACAATGAACAAGAATGGCTGGAGGGGTTGGCTGCGGTACTCGTAAAAATCCATTCGCATGAAGCTGCCAGCTTTCAGTGGGAATACTTTTCTTACAATCAGGCACTGTCTCTGGAGAGGCCAGATTGGTCAGACTATCCGGAAGAATGGTTGCGGGCCTTTTCGATTGCCCGCGAAGTCCGGCCATCCGTCGAATCTTGTTTTCTGCACCGTGATTTTCACCCGGCAAACATATTGTGGAAAGGGCAAGAAGTGAGTGGGGTAGTGGATTGGGTGAATGCGTGCAGAGGGCCTGCCGGGGTAGACGTCGGCCACTGCCGATTAAACCTGGCCCAGCTTTGCGGCATCGAAACAGCTGACCGGTTCCTTGAGGCGTATATGCGGTATGCCGATGGCTTTATTTACCGGGCTTATTGGGATATTCTCGCTTTAACCGATATTTTGGACGGACCGCCAGTGGTTTATCCGGGCTGGGAAACTTTTGGGATAACCGGACTGACAGATGGCTTAATCAGGCAGCGGCTGGATGCCTATTTGCTCAGTTTGCTTGCTCGTTTTGAGCAAGAATCTGGCTGA
- a CDS encoding DUF4440 domain-containing protein, producing the protein MNELEKEIFELECSHIRPDVRVSKEKLGEVLDDDFFEFGSSGRVWKRSDYNESHSLSPDEMEISGFKLDELGPAAVLTTYRIFNKTTGVSSIRSSVWKKRETGWKLFFHQGTLSK; encoded by the coding sequence ATGAACGAGCTGGAAAAAGAAATTTTCGAACTGGAATGCAGCCATATCCGGCCCGATGTCCGGGTTTCAAAAGAGAAGCTGGGAGAAGTGCTGGATGATGATTTTTTTGAGTTCGGAAGCTCAGGAAGAGTGTGGAAACGATCTGATTACAACGAAAGCCATTCTTTGTCTCCTGATGAAATGGAGATTTCCGGCTTTAAGCTGGACGAATTGGGTCCCGCAGCCGTCCTCACTACATACCGGATTTTCAACAAGACCACGGGGGTATCTTCCATCCGAAGTTCCGTATGGAAAAAGAGGGAAACCGGGTGGAAACTGTTTTTTCATCAAGGGACGCTTTCGAAATAG
- a CDS encoding STAS domain-containing protein yields MSLKETKKAGSFKNFDDAAEHILHLLSKQLKINTLFIAKNDGQTNEIVKALNTKEELVTAGSASPLGQTFCSLSINHGQEPLIIEDISRNDLSNKLDIAPRFGNGSFIGIPILYECGEVYGTICGIDQVPFEFKEEHEEAFATMSSLLTYVLELAKANEQIESLSSPLVPVTRGVSILPVIGEVTAGRAQTIINHVLEKCGEAELDYLIIDVSGVSQINSAVGEYLLKLVSVLKIIGITPVVTGIQPFMALKVPYFAQALKGVMIQANLEMALKELGFVLIKECKEKSSR; encoded by the coding sequence ATGTCTTTAAAGGAAACAAAAAAAGCAGGAAGTTTTAAAAATTTTGATGACGCTGCTGAACATATTCTTCATCTGTTAAGCAAACAATTAAAGATCAACACTTTATTTATTGCCAAAAATGATGGGCAGACGAATGAAATTGTCAAAGCGTTAAATACAAAAGAGGAATTGGTGACTGCAGGCAGTGCCTCTCCTTTGGGCCAGACTTTCTGCAGTTTGAGCATCAACCACGGCCAAGAACCCTTGATTATTGAAGATATTTCCCGCAACGATTTATCAAACAAATTAGATATTGCTCCCCGTTTTGGCAACGGTTCGTTTATTGGCATCCCAATTCTTTATGAATGCGGTGAAGTGTACGGAACGATTTGTGGCATTGACCAAGTGCCTTTTGAATTTAAGGAAGAACACGAAGAGGCATTTGCGACAATGTCTTCGTTGCTGACTTATGTTTTGGAGCTTGCCAAGGCAAACGAGCAAATCGAATCGCTTTCTTCTCCGCTTGTTCCAGTGACGCGGGGAGTTTCGATTCTGCCTGTGATTGGCGAAGTGACAGCGGGCCGGGCACAAACAATTATCAATCATGTTTTGGAAAAGTGCGGCGAAGCCGAATTGGACTATTTGATCATTGATGTCTCCGGTGTTTCCCAAATCAATTCAGCCGTAGGCGAGTATTTGCTGAAACTTGTCAGTGTCTTAAAAATAATTGGCATTACACCAGTCGTTACGGGCATACAGCCTTTTATGGCGCTGAAAGTTCCGTATTTCGCCCAAGCGTTAAAAGGTGTCATGATCCAGGCAAATCTTGAAATGGCGTTAAAAGAACTTGGATTTGTGTTAATAAAAGAATGCAAGGAAAAATCGAGCCGATGA
- a CDS encoding metallophosphoesterase family protein has product MQKIVILSDTHIPVRAKKLPQRLVEECQSADFIIHAGDWQTLDVYYELAAYTKTDGVTGNVDPWEVADRFGKKKIFAFGDLKVGVIHGDGSRKTTEQRAFEAFADEEVEIIVFGHSHIPVMREVDGITLFNPGSPTDKRKQSQYSFGLLEIGDTWNLRHVFFDKEH; this is encoded by the coding sequence ATGCAAAAAATCGTGATTTTGTCGGATACCCATATCCCGGTCCGGGCGAAAAAGCTCCCTCAGCGTTTGGTCGAGGAATGCCAGTCCGCGGATTTCATTATTCATGCCGGCGACTGGCAGACGCTTGATGTGTATTATGAATTGGCTGCATATACAAAAACAGATGGCGTTACCGGAAACGTCGACCCTTGGGAAGTAGCTGACCGTTTCGGAAAGAAAAAGATTTTTGCTTTCGGTGATTTGAAGGTCGGGGTCATCCATGGCGATGGAAGCCGAAAAACGACAGAACAGCGTGCTTTTGAGGCTTTTGCCGACGAAGAGGTGGAGATCATCGTTTTTGGCCATTCCCATATCCCGGTGATGCGGGAAGTGGATGGAATTACGCTTTTCAATCCCGGCTCTCCTACAGACAAGCGGAAACAGTCTCAATATTCATTTGGGCTGCTGGAAATCGGCGATACTTGGAATTTAAGGCATGTCTTTTTTGATAAGGAACATTAA
- a CDS encoding dihydrofolate reductase family protein, producing MDQERKITCYIATSLDGYIATKDDSLDWLFKVEMEGDAGYAEYMETIDTVVMGRRTYDWIMEMEKGKAPYPEKKSYVFSKSKSGQEGHVIFTNEDVASFVQRERALPGKDIWVVGGSALLHDFLKEKLIDEFIISIAPTLIGQGIPLFQELDFELEFTLKTVRPSGQFAQLHLIRK from the coding sequence ATGGACCAGGAACGCAAAATCACGTGTTACATCGCGACCAGTCTGGACGGCTATATCGCCACGAAAGACGATTCGCTCGATTGGCTTTTTAAAGTAGAGATGGAAGGAGATGCCGGCTATGCCGAATACATGGAAACCATCGACACGGTAGTGATGGGGCGGCGCACATACGATTGGATCATGGAAATGGAAAAGGGGAAAGCTCCTTATCCTGAGAAAAAATCTTATGTGTTTTCAAAGTCGAAAAGCGGCCAAGAAGGTCACGTCATTTTTACCAATGAAGACGTGGCGTCTTTTGTGCAAAGAGAAAGAGCCTTGCCGGGAAAAGACATTTGGGTAGTCGGAGGAAGCGCACTTCTCCACGATTTTCTAAAGGAAAAGCTGATCGACGAATTTATTATTTCGATTGCGCCTACATTGATTGGACAAGGCATTCCTCTTTTTCAGGAATTGGACTTTGAACTGGAATTCACCTTAAAAACTGTCCGGCCATCCGGCCAGTTTGCACAGCTGCATTTAATCCGCAAATGA